Proteins encoded within one genomic window of Streptomyces kaniharaensis:
- the rsmH gene encoding 16S rRNA (cytosine(1402)-N(4))-methyltransferase RsmH: protein MTTNDPGPKHVPVMLQRCMDALAPAISRPGAVVVDATLGLGGHSEALLTQFPEVRLVAVDRDPQALRLSGERLAPFGDRATLVHAVYDEIPEVLERLGIDRVDGVLFDLGVSSMQLDEAERGFAYAQDAPLDMRMDQTRGISAAEVLNTYSHGDLARILKVYGEERFAGKIASVIVRERAKEPFTTSARLVELVRNAIPAATRRTGGNPAKRTFQALRIEVNGELEVLDRAIPGALDVLALGGRMVVMSYQSLEDRLVKQYFAAGATSTAPPGLPFVPEEHQPWLKLITRGAELATEEEIEENRRAAPVRLRVAERIRDRNKRG from the coding sequence ATGACCACCAACGATCCGGGCCCCAAGCACGTCCCCGTGATGCTGCAGCGGTGCATGGACGCCCTGGCCCCGGCGATCTCCCGGCCCGGCGCCGTGGTGGTGGACGCGACCCTCGGCCTCGGCGGGCACAGCGAGGCGCTGCTCACCCAGTTCCCGGAGGTCCGGCTGGTCGCGGTGGACCGCGACCCGCAGGCGCTCAGGCTCTCCGGCGAGCGGCTCGCGCCCTTCGGCGACCGGGCCACCCTGGTGCACGCCGTCTACGACGAGATCCCCGAGGTGCTGGAGCGCCTGGGCATCGACCGGGTGGACGGCGTCCTGTTCGACCTCGGTGTCTCCTCGATGCAGCTGGACGAGGCCGAGCGCGGCTTCGCCTACGCCCAGGACGCCCCGCTGGACATGCGGATGGACCAGACCCGGGGGATCAGCGCGGCCGAGGTGCTGAACACCTACAGCCACGGCGACCTGGCCCGGATCCTCAAGGTCTACGGCGAGGAGCGGTTCGCGGGGAAGATCGCCTCGGTGATCGTGCGCGAGCGGGCGAAGGAACCGTTCACCACGAGTGCGCGTCTGGTCGAGTTGGTGCGTAACGCCATCCCGGCGGCGACCCGGCGCACCGGGGGGAACCCGGCCAAGCGGACGTTCCAGGCCCTGCGGATCGAGGTGAACGGCGAACTGGAGGTGCTGGACCGGGCGATCCCGGGGGCACTGGACGTCCTCGCGCTCGGCGGGCGGATGGTCGTGATGTCCTACCAGTCGCTGGAGGACCGCCTGGTGAAGCAGTACTTCGCCGCCGGGGCGACCAGCACCGCGCCGCCGGGGCTGCCGTTCGTCCCCGAGGAGCACCAGCCCTGGCTCAAGCTGATCACCCGCGGGGCCGAACTGGCCACCGAGGAGGAGATCGAGGAGAACCGGCGCGCCGCGCCCGTGCGGCTGCGGGTGGCGGAGAGGATCAGGGACCGGAACAAGCGGGGCTGA
- a CDS encoding UDP-N-acetylmuramoyl-L-alanyl-D-glutamate--2,6-diaminopimelate ligase, which translates to MRNERAAVDGGAGQARFGPGHPSADSLPAVPKPDQTTVSPPRPAQAAALPLAELARRLGLDPVEGGAVTGVTHDSRAVRPGDVYVAFPGANHHGAAFAAQAAAAGAVALLTDPAGAELAAGTGLPLLVVDRPRARMGELAAAVYGHPSERLLMIGLTGTNGKTTTSYLVEGGLRGAGRSPGVIGTVEMRVGTERIKSERTTPEATDLHAILGVMAERGADAVTMEVSSHALVFGRTDGVTYDVALFNNLTPEHLDFHPDMEDYFQAKARLFQPGKSRRGVVNLDDEYGRRLAAEAKIPVTTFSAAGAPEADWRAVDVQLGPAGSTFRVLGPDGAEADAAVPLPGPFNVSNALAAIATLVAAGLPLERAVAGVAAVPGVPGRLERVDAGQPFVAVVDYAHKPDALQAVLGSLREVTKGRLHVVVGCGGDRDPHKRGPMGAIAARLADTALLTSDNPRSEDPLAILASMLTGAAAVPEAERGDVLVVPDRAEAIRLAVARAHAGDTVLVAGKGHELGQYVRDEIRPFDDREVLRESITQATAARGDRGVEQQ; encoded by the coding sequence ATGAGGAACGAGCGGGCCGCCGTGGACGGCGGCGCGGGGCAGGCCCGGTTTGGCCCTGGGCACCCTTCGGCGGATAGCCTTCCCGCCGTGCCGAAACCCGATCAAACCACCGTGAGTCCGCCCCGCCCGGCCCAGGCCGCCGCCCTGCCGCTCGCCGAGCTCGCCCGCCGGCTGGGCCTCGACCCCGTCGAGGGCGGCGCCGTCACGGGTGTCACCCACGACTCCCGCGCGGTGCGCCCGGGCGACGTGTACGTGGCCTTCCCCGGCGCCAACCACCACGGCGCGGCCTTCGCGGCCCAGGCCGCGGCGGCGGGCGCGGTGGCGCTGCTCACCGATCCGGCCGGCGCCGAGCTGGCGGCCGGCACCGGCCTGCCGCTGCTGGTCGTCGACCGGCCGCGGGCCCGCATGGGCGAGCTCGCCGCGGCCGTCTACGGCCACCCCTCCGAGCGACTGCTGATGATCGGGCTGACCGGTACCAACGGCAAGACCACCACGTCCTACCTGGTCGAGGGCGGTCTGCGCGGCGCCGGCCGCAGCCCCGGGGTGATCGGCACCGTCGAGATGCGGGTCGGCACCGAGCGGATCAAGAGCGAGCGGACCACCCCCGAGGCCACCGACCTGCACGCGATCCTCGGCGTGATGGCCGAGCGCGGCGCGGACGCGGTGACCATGGAGGTCTCCAGCCACGCCCTGGTCTTCGGCCGCACCGACGGGGTGACCTACGACGTCGCCCTGTTCAACAACCTCACGCCCGAGCACCTCGACTTCCACCCGGACATGGAGGACTACTTCCAGGCGAAGGCCCGGCTCTTCCAGCCCGGCAAGTCCCGCCGCGGGGTGGTCAACCTCGACGACGAGTACGGCCGCCGGCTGGCCGCCGAGGCCAAGATCCCGGTGACCACCTTCTCCGCCGCCGGCGCCCCCGAGGCCGACTGGCGCGCGGTCGACGTCCAGCTCGGCCCGGCCGGCTCCACCTTCCGGGTGCTCGGCCCGGACGGCGCCGAGGCCGACGCCGCCGTCCCGCTGCCCGGCCCGTTCAACGTGTCCAACGCGCTGGCCGCGATCGCCACGCTGGTCGCCGCCGGCCTGCCGCTGGAGCGGGCCGTCGCCGGCGTGGCTGCGGTGCCCGGCGTGCCGGGCCGGCTGGAGCGGGTGGACGCCGGACAGCCGTTCGTCGCCGTCGTGGACTACGCGCACAAGCCGGACGCCCTGCAGGCCGTCCTCGGCTCGCTGCGCGAGGTCACCAAGGGCCGGCTGCACGTCGTCGTCGGCTGCGGCGGCGACCGCGACCCGCACAAGCGCGGCCCGATGGGCGCCATCGCCGCCCGGCTCGCCGACACCGCCCTGCTGACCAGCGACAACCCGCGCAGCGAGGACCCGCTGGCGATCCTCGCCAGCATGCTGACCGGCGCCGCCGCGGTGCCCGAGGCCGAGCGCGGCGACGTCCTGGTCGTCCCCGACCGGGCCGAGGCGATCCGCCTCGCGGTGGCCCGCGCGCACGCCGGTGACACCGTGCTGGTGGCCGGCAAGGGCCACGAGCTCGGCCAGTACGTACGAGACGAGATCCGCCCCTTCGACGACCGGGAGGTGCTGCGCGAATCCATCACGCAGGCCACGGCCGCCCGGGGCGACCGAGGAGTAGAGCAGCAGTGA
- a CDS encoding beta-class carbonic anhydrase — MTVTPDRPTPTAAADSERPTIIDRFVAANRDYAVTFRDGGMDARPVQRIAVVACMDARLDLFAALGLELGDAHVIRNAGGVVTDDTIRSLTISQRALGTRSIALIHHTGCGLLGLTEDFRRELEMEVGQRPQWAVEAFVDLDGDVRQSMQRVRTSPFLLHTDDVRGFVFDVHTGLLREIH; from the coding sequence ATGACAGTGACCCCCGACCGGCCCACGCCGACCGCCGCTGCCGACTCCGAGAGACCCACCATCATCGACCGCTTCGTGGCGGCCAACCGCGACTACGCGGTGACCTTCCGCGACGGCGGCATGGACGCCCGCCCGGTGCAGCGGATCGCCGTGGTGGCCTGCATGGACGCCCGCCTCGACCTGTTCGCGGCGCTCGGCCTCGAACTGGGCGACGCGCACGTCATCCGCAACGCGGGCGGCGTCGTCACCGACGACACCATCCGCTCGCTCACCATCAGCCAGCGTGCCCTGGGCACCCGCTCGATCGCGCTGATCCACCACACCGGCTGCGGTCTGCTCGGGCTCACCGAGGACTTCCGCCGTGAGCTGGAGATGGAGGTCGGCCAGCGCCCGCAGTGGGCGGTGGAGGCCTTCGTCGACCTGGACGGCGACGTGCGCCAGTCCATGCAGCGGGTCCGCACGTCCCCGTTCCTGCTGCACACCGACGACGTCCGCGGCTTCGTCTTCGACGTCCACACCGGCCTGCTCCGCGAGATCCACTGA
- a CDS encoding peptidoglycan D,D-transpeptidase FtsI family protein has product MSTPRQPSAGGSGNGRRPVPKGAAPRPAAPRGQSAGKAQPAKGQPVKGQPTKGQPAKGQTSKAQPAKPQTARPKQPAKGQPVKAAAARTPRAPQQRRPEGRPPARAQAAARPRPTSRPPQRPKALRLAEPRRRLRVITVVMALVFSVFAGRLVQLQLLDADALAADANTNRYLNIPITAERGSITSADGVALAATVDAYDITADPAMFTPDATGIPDAPEQAAALLSPIIGVPKEKIAADLHTPKSRYKRLAARQTPSAKNQISDLKSGLEKQAGSRTCQAQKKLLGKPADQGGRTRVDNECANPLAGVFNRETQKRVYPADGLAANLVGFVNGEGEGAGGLELQYQKLLSGKDGHNSYAQAGGRLVPTAGGSLEPAVPGSDIRLTINRDIQWAAQKAITDQVANSGAEKGYVVVQDVKTGQVLAMATAPGLNPNDLSTAKQSQLGNTALADAYEPGSTAKLMSLAAVLDTGKATWDTKVTVPDRLVRAGQQFKDDVDHNTWYLTLAGVLAKSSNIGTIEAIETLGADQLESNKVLDGYMRKFGVAQPTGLNFPGETAGKLKKPEDLVASEKYNISFGQGPLQLNALQATSVYSTIANGGVRVAPSIVQGVTSPDGKYTPTPPGAQTRVVGEQTAKTLTQMLESVVDDEQGTGGKAAIPGYRVAGKTGTANRGAANGVGYDGYTASFIGFAPAEAPRVTVSCTLQGPVNGHFGGQLCGPVFKQVMEFTLKTLQVPPSNSEAPNLPVEWKP; this is encoded by the coding sequence ATGAGTACTCCGCGTCAGCCGTCGGCCGGCGGCTCCGGCAACGGCCGCCGCCCGGTGCCCAAGGGCGCCGCGCCGCGCCCTGCTGCGCCGCGCGGGCAGTCGGCGGGGAAGGCCCAGCCCGCGAAGGGGCAGCCCGTCAAGGGCCAGCCGACCAAGGGGCAGCCGGCCAAGGGGCAAACCTCGAAGGCCCAGCCGGCCAAGCCGCAGACCGCCCGGCCGAAGCAGCCCGCCAAGGGACAGCCCGTGAAGGCCGCCGCCGCCCGGACGCCCCGGGCCCCGCAGCAGCGCCGCCCCGAGGGGAGGCCGCCGGCCCGCGCCCAGGCGGCGGCCCGGCCGCGTCCGACGTCCCGCCCGCCGCAGCGCCCCAAGGCGCTCCGGCTGGCCGAACCGCGCCGCCGGCTGCGCGTGATCACCGTGGTGATGGCGCTGGTCTTCTCGGTGTTCGCGGGCCGGCTGGTCCAGCTCCAGCTGCTGGACGCCGACGCGCTGGCCGCCGACGCCAACACCAACCGCTACCTGAATATCCCGATCACCGCCGAGCGCGGCTCGATAACGTCCGCGGACGGCGTGGCGCTGGCCGCCACCGTCGACGCCTACGACATCACCGCCGACCCGGCGATGTTCACCCCGGACGCCACCGGCATCCCGGACGCCCCGGAGCAGGCGGCGGCGCTGCTGTCGCCGATCATCGGCGTGCCCAAGGAGAAGATCGCCGCCGACCTTCACACCCCCAAGAGCCGCTACAAGCGGCTCGCCGCCCGGCAGACCCCGAGCGCCAAGAACCAGATCAGCGACCTCAAGTCGGGCCTGGAGAAGCAGGCCGGCTCGCGCACCTGCCAGGCCCAGAAGAAGCTGCTCGGCAAGCCCGCCGACCAGGGCGGGCGCACCCGCGTCGACAACGAGTGCGCCAACCCGCTGGCCGGGGTGTTCAACCGGGAGACCCAGAAGCGGGTCTACCCCGCGGACGGCCTGGCGGCCAACCTGGTCGGCTTCGTCAACGGCGAGGGCGAGGGCGCCGGCGGCCTGGAGCTGCAGTACCAGAAGCTGCTGTCCGGCAAGGACGGCCACAACAGCTACGCCCAGGCCGGCGGCCGGCTGGTGCCCACCGCCGGCGGCTCGCTGGAGCCCGCCGTGCCCGGCAGCGACATCAGGCTGACCATCAACCGGGACATCCAGTGGGCCGCCCAGAAGGCGATCACCGACCAGGTCGCCAACTCCGGCGCCGAGAAGGGCTACGTCGTCGTCCAGGACGTGAAGACCGGCCAGGTCCTCGCGATGGCCACCGCGCCCGGCCTCAACCCGAACGACCTGTCCACCGCCAAGCAGTCCCAGCTGGGCAACACCGCGCTGGCCGACGCGTACGAGCCGGGCAGCACCGCCAAGCTGATGAGCCTGGCCGCCGTCCTGGACACCGGCAAGGCCACCTGGGACACCAAGGTCACCGTGCCCGACCGGCTGGTACGCGCCGGGCAGCAGTTCAAGGACGACGTCGACCACAACACCTGGTACCTGACGCTGGCCGGGGTGCTCGCCAAGTCCTCGAACATCGGCACCATCGAGGCCATCGAGACGCTCGGCGCCGACCAGCTGGAGTCCAACAAGGTGCTGGACGGCTACATGCGCAAGTTCGGCGTGGCCCAGCCGACCGGGCTGAACTTCCCCGGCGAGACCGCCGGGAAGCTCAAGAAGCCCGAGGACCTGGTCGCCTCGGAGAAGTACAACATCTCCTTCGGCCAGGGCCCGCTGCAGCTGAACGCGCTCCAGGCCACCTCCGTCTACTCGACCATCGCCAACGGCGGCGTCCGGGTCGCGCCCAGCATCGTCCAGGGCGTCACCAGCCCGGACGGCAAGTACACCCCCACCCCGCCGGGTGCGCAGACCCGCGTGGTCGGCGAGCAGACCGCGAAGACCCTGACCCAGATGCTGGAGTCCGTCGTCGACGACGAGCAGGGCACCGGCGGCAAGGCCGCCATCCCCGGCTACCGCGTCGCCGGCAAGACCGGCACCGCCAACCGGGGCGCCGCCAACGGCGTCGGCTACGACGGCTACACCGCCTCCTTCATCGGCTTCGCCCCCGCCGAGGCCCCCCGGGTCACCGTCTCGTGTACCCTCCAGGGCCCGGTCAACGGCCACTTCGGCGGCCAGCTGTGCGGTCCGGTGTTCAAGCAGGTGATGGAGTTCACCCTCAAGACCCTCCAGGTCCCGCCGAGCAACAGCGAGGCCCCCAACCTGCCCGTCGAGTGGAAGCCGTGA
- a CDS encoding septum formation initiator family protein: protein MLVVVLLAAGLFGLLALNTALNEGSFELSRLQKRTTVLTDEQQGLQHQIDQNSAPDALAKRAAELGMVPAGGMAFLDVQNGGKVLGKPGPAQDSPPVKRSTAEPWPMKQQPSPSAQQSAPAPAATAGDAVVQINPGVPAAPAASAAASPAAPAPSRGAGR, encoded by the coding sequence GTGCTGGTGGTGGTCCTGCTGGCGGCGGGGCTGTTCGGGCTGCTGGCGCTGAACACGGCGCTCAACGAGGGCTCGTTCGAGCTGTCCCGGTTGCAGAAGCGCACCACCGTGCTGACCGACGAGCAGCAGGGGCTCCAGCACCAGATCGACCAGAACTCCGCCCCGGACGCGCTGGCCAAGCGGGCCGCGGAGCTCGGCATGGTCCCGGCGGGCGGGATGGCGTTCCTGGACGTGCAGAACGGCGGCAAGGTGCTCGGCAAGCCCGGCCCGGCGCAGGACAGCCCGCCGGTGAAGCGGTCGACGGCCGAGCCGTGGCCGATGAAGCAGCAGCCGTCGCCGAGCGCGCAGCAGAGCGCCCCGGCGCCGGCGGCGACGGCCGGTGACGCCGTGGTCCAGATCAATCCGGGCGTCCCGGCCGCGCCGGCCGCCTCCGCGGCCGCCAGTCCGGCCGCGCCGGCGCCGAGTCGGGGTGCGGGCCGATGA
- a CDS encoding UDP-N-acetylmuramoyl-tripeptide--D-alanyl-D-alanine ligase gives MIALTLAEVAAAVGGTLDGADPDTLVTGPVEVDSRKVRPGGLFAAFVGEHVDGHDYAATAVEAGAVAVLASRPVGVPAVLVDSVVDALGKLARTVVARAEATAVVALTGSAGKTSTKDLIAQLLQRHGDTVYPPGSLNNEIGHPMTALRVEPGTRHLVMEMGARHKGDIEYLTSITPPRIGLVLNVGTAHVGEFGSQEAIAEAKGELVEALPADGTAILNADDRLVRAMAARTRAKVVLFGESPDAHVRATEVRLDATGRPSFTLTTPAGSAPVQLRLYGEHHVSNALAAAAVAVELGMSVDDTAAALGEAGALSRWRMEVVDRADGVTVVNDAYNANPDSMRAALRALVSMGGRGPERRRTWAVLGEMRELGEESLAEHDAIGRLAVRLDVTKLVAVGGREAACMELGARNEGSWGEESVLVSDADAAVELLRSQLRPGDVVLVKASRSVGLEKVAEALLADGVAE, from the coding sequence GTGATCGCACTGACCCTCGCCGAGGTGGCCGCAGCAGTCGGGGGCACCCTGGACGGCGCCGACCCCGACACCCTGGTGACCGGCCCGGTCGAGGTCGACTCCCGGAAGGTGCGCCCCGGCGGCCTCTTCGCGGCCTTCGTCGGCGAGCACGTGGACGGCCACGACTACGCGGCCACCGCGGTCGAGGCCGGCGCCGTCGCGGTGCTGGCCTCCCGCCCGGTCGGCGTGCCCGCCGTCCTGGTCGACAGTGTGGTGGACGCCCTCGGCAAGCTGGCCCGCACCGTGGTCGCCCGCGCCGAGGCCACCGCCGTGGTCGCGCTGACCGGCTCGGCCGGCAAGACCAGCACCAAGGACCTGATCGCCCAGCTGCTCCAGCGCCACGGCGACACCGTCTACCCGCCCGGCTCGCTCAACAACGAGATCGGCCACCCGATGACCGCGCTGCGGGTCGAGCCCGGCACCCGGCACCTGGTCATGGAGATGGGCGCCCGACACAAGGGCGACATCGAGTACCTCACCTCGATCACCCCGCCCCGGATCGGCCTGGTGCTGAACGTCGGCACCGCGCACGTCGGCGAGTTCGGCTCCCAGGAGGCGATCGCCGAGGCCAAGGGCGAGCTGGTCGAGGCGCTGCCCGCGGACGGCACGGCGATCCTCAACGCCGACGACCGCCTGGTGCGCGCGATGGCCGCCCGGACCCGGGCCAAGGTGGTCCTGTTCGGGGAGTCCCCGGACGCCCACGTCCGGGCGACGGAGGTTCGCCTGGATGCCACCGGACGGCCATCGTTCACGCTCACCACCCCAGCCGGTTCCGCGCCCGTGCAGCTGCGCCTGTACGGTGAGCACCACGTCTCGAACGCCCTCGCCGCCGCCGCGGTGGCGGTGGAGCTCGGGATGTCCGTCGACGACACCGCGGCAGCCCTGGGCGAGGCGGGTGCGCTGTCCCGCTGGCGCATGGAGGTCGTCGACCGGGCCGATGGTGTCACCGTCGTGAACGACGCCTACAACGCGAACCCCGACTCGATGAGGGCCGCGCTGCGGGCGCTGGTCTCGATGGGGGGCCGCGGCCCGGAGCGCCGCCGTACCTGGGCGGTGCTCGGCGAGATGCGGGAGCTCGGCGAGGAGAGCCTGGCCGAGCACGACGCCATCGGGCGGCTCGCGGTACGGCTGGACGTCACCAAGCTGGTGGCGGTCGGCGGACGCGAGGCGGCCTGCATGGAACTCGGCGCGAGGAACGAAGGTTCGTGGGGTGAGGAGTCGGTGCTGGTGTCCGACGCGGACGCGGCGGTCGAACTGCTGCGCAGTCAGCTGCGGCCGGGGGATGTGGTCCTGGTGAAGGCCTCCCGTTCGGTGGGGCTGGAGAAGGTGGCCGAGGCCCTCCTCGCGGACGGTGTGGCCGAGTGA